The bacterium genome segment ATCGAGTGGGAGATCGGTACCAAAGAAGTCAAAAAGGTTATCAACTTTCTCAACAAGGAAATGGGCACCAACATTCGCAAGGACAGCGGCATCGGCATCAAGCCCATCTCGGTCTTCTGCAGCGAGCGCATCGTCAAAAAAGCCATCGACTACGCCATCCTGCACAAGAAGAAAGTCCTGACGCTCGTCCACAAAGGAAACGTCCAGAAATACACCGAGGGCGCCTTCAAGGACTGGGGCTACGCTTTCCTCAAGAAAAAATACCGCAAGTACATCGTCACCGAGGAGGAGCTCTGGAGCAAAAAACACAACGGCAAGATGCCCCAGAACAAAATCCTCGTGAACGACCGCATTGCCGATAACATCTTCCAGCAGGTTCTTACCCGCCAGCGGGAGTACGAGGTGCTCTGCGCCACAAACCTCAACGGCGATTATCTCTCTGACGCCATTGCCGGCCAGGTCGGCGGCCTCGGCATGGCGCCCGGCGCCAACATCGGCGACGAGATTCACTTCTACGAGCCGACGCACGGGACCGCGCCAAAATACGCGGGCAAGGACATGGTGAACCCGGGCAGCCTCATCCTCTCCGCCGTCATGATGCTCGAGGACATGGGCTGGAAATCGGCGGGCGACCTGATCGTCAAGGGCATCGAGAAATGCCTCGAGAAAAAAACGGTCACCTACGATCTGCACCGGCAGATGGAAGGCGCCACGAAGCTCTCCTGCTCCGAATTTGGGAAGGCCATCATCAAGAACATGAAATAGAGAGGCTAGCCCTCTCGGGAGGAAATCATGGGCCGGTCGAAGATCACCATCGTCGGAGCCGGAAACGTCGGCGCCACCGCCGCGCACTGGGCCGCCGCAAAGGAACTGGGTGATATCGTTCTTGTGGATATCGTCGAGGGCGTGCCGCAAGGGAAAGGCTTGGACCTCTACGAAGCGGCTCCTGTAGAGGGTTTCGATTGCCGGATCACGGGCACCAACGATTACGCCGACACCGCGGGCTCGGACATTGTGGTTGTCACCGCCGGCATCGCCCGCAAGCCCGGCATGAGCCGCGACGATCTGATTTCCACCAACGCCAAAATCGTGGGGTCGGTGACCGATGAGATTGTGAAGCATTCGCCGGACTGCATTCTCATCATCGTCTCCAATCCGCTGGATGTAATGGTG includes the following:
- the icd gene encoding isocitrate dehydrogenase (NADP(+)); translation: MSIKFKKLVAPKEGTRITFKGGKPQIPNDPIVCYVRGDGIGVDITPVMIDVVDAAVEKAFKGKKRIEWFRVMAGEDAEEMYGELMPDETMQAIRHYYFAIKGPLYTPIGGGFRSLNVAFRQINDLYACVRPVRYFKGVPSPMLHPEWVDMCIFRENTEDVYAGIEWEIGTKEVKKVINFLNKEMGTNIRKDSGIGIKPISVFCSERIVKKAIDYAILHKKKVLTLVHKGNVQKYTEGAFKDWGYAFLKKKYRKYIVTEEELWSKKHNGKMPQNKILVNDRIADNIFQQVLTRQREYEVLCATNLNGDYLSDAIAGQVGGLGMAPGANIGDEIHFYEPTHGTAPKYAGKDMVNPGSLILSAVMMLEDMGWKSAGDLIVKGIEKCLEKKTVTYDLHRQMEGATKLSCSEFGKAIIKNMK